GAGGCATGTGACTCAGCCATCAGTTCGCCCATTCGCTTCATATCACCAGCCATCAGTGCTTTGGCCGCCTCTTCAGTACGCGCATTTTCAGTAATGACGTGACGAGCGCGCTTCGCGACCAGTTCATCGAGTTGGTCCTGCTTTTGATTAAACACCTCAATCGACACGTCACGCAGCGCTTTGACTCCCAACACGCGAGCCGCTTCTTCACACTGTTGTCGTCTGGTGTTGTATTCACTATCAACTAAACCGCGCTTTTTGTTGGAGTTAATAATAACGACGGACATGCCTTCGGGCATAGATACTGAGGTGGATTCAAGGCTTCGACAATCGAGTAACATGGCATGATCTTTTTGTCCCTTCGCCGAAATCATCTGGTCCATAATTCCGCAGTTACAACCAACAAACTCATTCTCTGCTTGTTGGCCGTTTAGCGCGATTTCTTCTTGGCTGATATCTAAGTCGTAAAGCACTTTAAAGGTTTGTCCAATCACGACCTCTAAAGCCGCTGAAGAGCTTAAACCAGCACCTTGGGGCACGTTACCACTAACGGCAATATCAACGCCGTTAAACTCATAGCCCCTCGCCAACAAATACTTGACCACGCCTCGAATGTAGTTCGCCCACATTTTATCGTCTTGAAACTCAATCGGCTCTTCTAGGTTGAACGCATCGGTATCATTGTCGTAATCCACAGCGACGAGTCGAACTTGGTTATCTTCTCTTTTGGCCGCAGCGACCACTGTCTGGTAGTTGATTGCACAAGGTAATACAAAACCATCATTATAATCGGTATGTTCGCCTATTAAATTTACACGCCCCGGTGCTTGCACAACATGGGTCGGCTCGTAATCTAATACCTGCTTGAAAGACGCTTTCACGTTATTTATTAAATCAGACATAATGAACTCTCAAATCTTGTGTAAACACGTCGACTCAGCCAACGTATGGGATGTTGTATTAACGCTCTTTGTAATGAACGTCACTCAGTACGCGCAGTCGCTCAGCGGCTTGCTCTGGCGTTAAATCTCGTTGTGAT
This is a stretch of genomic DNA from Vibrio maritimus. It encodes these proteins:
- the galK gene encoding galactokinase; this translates as MSDLINNVKASFKQVLDYEPTHVVQAPGRVNLIGEHTDYNDGFVLPCAINYQTVVAAAKREDNQVRLVAVDYDNDTDAFNLEEPIEFQDDKMWANYIRGVVKYLLARGYEFNGVDIAVSGNVPQGAGLSSSAALEVVIGQTFKVLYDLDISQEEIALNGQQAENEFVGCNCGIMDQMISAKGQKDHAMLLDCRSLESTSVSMPEGMSVVIINSNKKRGLVDSEYNTRRQQCEEAARVLGVKALRDVSIEVFNQKQDQLDELVAKRARHVITENARTEEAAKALMAGDMKRMGELMAESHASMRDDFEITVTEIDTLVDIVKSAIGENGGVRMTGGGFGGCVVALVPPSLVPVIEQAVNQNYEAATGLKESIYVCQAQSGAGLAEAL